The sequence CCATAAAGCATCTGACTTCAAAATTGAAAATGAAGAGCACATCGTAATAGGGAAAACATTTGTAAATGGCAAAACACTTATTCTACTTTCAACAATTTTTAATCATAATGCAATGAATGAGCAAGAATATGAGTTTTTTGTTAATTCCTTTGAATTAGAACCTTCTCAGCCGACACCTGAAGACGAATAGCCAAGGATATTTATGTCTATTTTATCTTTTTACCTAGTTTTAGCAGCATTTGGGACTGGCTCGTCCGTCGCACCTCCAGCCCCAGCATTGCAAGGGCCAGCACCTCCCCAGCAACCTGTACCAACGCCTCAGAGGACACCGCTTCATGCTACACCTAAGCAGGTGGATATGCATTTACTTGGAGAAAAAATTAAAGAAAAAGAATTAGAATCTGAGGCTCAAGGACCTCTTTATGCTTACCCAGGTGTTGTGCGTGTTAAAGATGGCCATTGGGTTGGATATGATTATTTATATAACATCGGCTCAAATATCCCTGTTGAAGTCACAATTGTCAAACCCAATGATGCCTCTGTTCCTGCTACTGAAGTCGCAATAAAAAATAAAATTATCAATGCTTTTCAAGCAGCAAACATTGATACAACTTTAAATGTGCATGGAGGAAAGCCTCCTGCTGCATTGTTCAACATGGCGGTTCTCGTTTATCCTGTTAATGACGGCTTTATAGCCCTATTAGAAGGAAGGTTACTTGAAGCCGTATCTGTTAAAAGGGTCACACCAGCTGCCTCAGAAGGAGTTTTACAAGCCATCACATGGGAGCAGAAAAACTTAATTGTGGCATCAGGAGAAAACTTCATACCTTTAATGACTCAAACGGTTGAAAACATTACAAGATCCTTCGTTGAAAGATATCAATTTTTTGACTCTTTAAAAAAGCGCAGAGGAAATGAGTAAAAACAACCCCTGTAAATTTATTTTATGAACATTCTTTTGACTGGGGCTAATGGGTATATCGGCTCAAGGTTGTTGCAAATTTTTCTTGCCCAGGGTCACCACGTCTATGCATTGATTCGCAATCCCAACAATTTCACTTTACAACATCCTCTTTTGACGGTCATTAAATTGGATTTATTAACAGAAAATAAATCCAACATTCCCGAGAACATCGATATAGCTTACTATCTTATCCATGCGATGAGCTATGGAAAAGATTTTCCTTCGCTTGAAGAAAAAATTATTTGTCATTTTCTGCAGTTTTTGAAAAAAACTAGCGTAAAGCAGATTGTTTATTTAGGCGCTATGGATAATGGATCAACACTCTCTGCGCACTTTGCTTCACGCCGGAAAACAGAAGATGCGATTAAGAAAAGTGGCATTCCTTACACAGTCCTCAAGGCAGGAATTGTTATTGGAGCGGGGAGTGCTTCATTTGAAATCATCCGAGATTTAGTTGAAAAGCTTCCTGTTATGGTGGCACCAAAATGGATTAACAATCCTTGCCAACCGATTGCTGTTGAAGATGTTCTTTTTTATTTAGAAAAAGTTATGCTACATCCTGAGGTAATGAACGAATCACTCGCTATTGGGGGACCTGACCAGCTCAGCTATAAGGAAATGCTCCTTGAATATGCAAATGCAAGAAGACTAAAAAGATGGATTGCTGTTGTTCCTGTTTTAACGCCACGGCTCTCCTCCTATTGGCTCTATTTTGTTACCTCTGTCAACTTTAGATTAGCTAGAGCATTAGTAGATAGCTTAAAGAGCAAATCCATTTTTACAGATAAACGGATTCAAAAAATTTTCCCTCACCAGTGCTTGGGTTATCAAGAAAGTGTTGCTAAAGCTTTAGATGTTATAGAGCAGCATCCTTTAATTCCAAGCTGGAAAGATACTCTGATTTCAGAGCAACTAGAAGCAAAATTAAGTAGGGATGCAAAAATTCCTACTATAGGTTGCCTTTTAGATAGACAAGAAGTGCTTTCCTCTTTAACGAAAGAGACTATCATCGACCGTGTATGGAATATAGGTGGTAAGACAGGCTGGTATTACATGAATTGGGCTTGGCATTTAAGGGGCTTTGTCGATAAGCTCTTTGGGGGTGTTGGTTTGCAAAGGGGGAGGGGAAATGGCACTGCATTGAGCCCAGGGTATTCTTTAGATTTTTGGCGTGTTATCCTTGCTGATAAAGAGAAAGGCCATCTTTTACTTTACGCTGAAATGAAGATTCCGGGAGAGGCTTGGCTCGAGTACAGAGTAGAGCAAAAGGGTTCAGGCTCAATTATAAGGCAAACAGCTTCTTTTCGCCCTAAGGGCATTATGGGACGCCTTTACTGGTACATTCTTTTACCTATCCATCTTTTAATTTTTCGCGGAATGGCACGAAAAATTGCTAAAAATTAACTTAGGTCCATAGAAGAGATTTTAATTTATTTAATATATCTAAACGATTGCTGAATATTGCTCTTATGAGTTGTTTATTCTTCTAATCCAACAGTCCTGGCCTTTGGCTTTCATTCAATTCGTCTCCCGCTTTTTTTTTTATTCTTGAGCGATAAATTCATAGCTTTGGTTGCTGAAAATAGAATTTAATTTTTTGCTTTTAACCTTAGGCATTTTTGCTATTACATACTGGATGAAAATTGACAAGTTTCCAGAATTTTAATTCATAAACCTTATTCTATTAAAAGCTTACGAATGCCCCACTGAAAAAAATCTTTGATCTGATCTTTAGTTGACGGAAAGCAAATTGGAGTGGTAGCATTTCAGTGCTTTTTAATCTCAACCGCTAATGTAATAAGGAATGTGTACTGGCAATGCATTCTCAATCAGTTTTCAATACCTTGCCTTAAAAGCAAATAAATTAAGCACTTCTTGGCTTTTTTTATACATCTTAGTAGCTAGGAAAACAATCATTCCAAGCTATGCATATTGAACAATATTTTAATTAGGAAAATTAGGTCCAAAGTTATGATAACACAACTAGAAACATATCCATTGAATAGCCTCTATCCTCCGATTGATGCAGAGAGCGCATTCTTTTTTAATATTTCGGAAATAGCTCTTAGCATCTTTGCTCATCTAGATCATCACACATTACTTGTCACCCTACCCTTAGTTTGTCGCTCTTGGAATTGTCTTGCTGGCTCAAAAGAGGTATGTCGGGCAGCATTAAAATCTTTGGGATTGAAAGCTGTTTTCTCTTCTCATCCAGAAGCAGGTTCATTTAAAGATCAGGTTAAAAAAAGTTATGAAAAGTATCTTACAAGAAATAAATTTTTAGCCTCAGTACACAATCCAAAGCTGGGGATTGATCTTCAAGAAATTAGAGAAGTAGGAGATGAGAGTGATGATAGTTCAGATGATGAACCGATCAAGAAGCAAAATACCAAGGCCATAACCTACCATCAAGCATTCGAGTATGTATTGCAAAGGATAGAAGAGCTCGGGAAACAAAGCCATAGCAAGGATTTAAAGAGCTTAAGGATCATTCTTAATTCTGAAGATGAAACGATCAAGGCTTTAGATAAAATCGTACATACGAAAATCTTGCATTTTCATTATAACCCATATAAAAAATTTAGCTGGCTTCAAGTTATTCTTATTACTCTAAAAACAAGACAGGTAATTACTGATATAGAAAAAAGGGGGGCGGAGGACTATCAAATCTGTCTGCCTGTTGATCCAAGGCCTACGACGCCCGAGATGTTTGCTTAAAACAAAACATGCCATTTTTAAAAACTAGCTTGTTAGAGTCTTGTTGAAAGCAAGGCCTAACAAGAGGATGTATAAAATGACGCCTCAGTAAAATCAATTCTAGAAGCATCTAATATTTCTAGGATGGATTTTTTCAGGGTGTAGAGACTAGGGGAGAGCTTTCACAAAGTGAAAGCTAGCTTTTTGCTTTTTTAAGTTGGCTCATAAGATTAGCCATTTCTATTGCAGATTGGGCGCCTTCGAAGCCTTTATTTCCAGCCTTGATGCCCGACCGCTCTAGGGCTTGTTCGATCGTATCTGTTGTCAATACACTAAAAATTATTGGTATATTATTTTCATAGGAACATTTTGCAATTCCAGATGCAACTTGTCCGCACACATAGTCAAAATGCGGTGTAGCCCCACGGATGACAGCTCCCAAACAAAGAAGTGCGTCATAGTGCTGATTTTCTGCAAGTTGCTTGGCAATTAAGGGGATCTCGAATGCTCCCGGTACCCAAACTACTGTTATTTGGTTATTTTCTACTTCAAACTGGTCGAATGCCTGTTGTGCACCTTCTAAAAGATTTTTTGTAATCAATTCATTAAAGCGAGCGCATATAATAGCAAACTTTAGACCTTTAGCATTAAATTTTCCCCGAAACTCTTTCATTTTGTTGCTCCATCTATCGCACACATATCAATAAAATGGCCGAGCTTTTCTTTTTTTGCCAGGAGATAATTGCGATTTTCTTGGGTCGCGTTCGATAGGAGGGGAACTCTTTCAGTAATCTTTAGATTATAACCAGATAGCCCACTGTACTTAGCAGGATTATTTGTCATCAATCTGATCGTTGTAATACCAAGATCGACTAGCATTTGTGCGCCAATCCCATACTCTCTAGAGTCGGCAGGAAAGCCCAGTTCTAGATTAGCTTCTACTGTGTCAAGTCCTAAATCTTGCAGATGATAAGCACGCAATTTATGGCCAAGCCCAATGCCTCGCCCCTCGTGTCCTCGAAGATAGATAAGCACACCCGTTCCTTCTTCTTCGATTTTTTTCATGGCTAAAGATAGTTGAGTTCCACAGTCACAACGCTTGGATCCAAAAATATCACCAGTTAAACATTCAGAATGCACTCTGACAAGCACATTTTGTTGGTCGCGAACATCACCCTTGACTAAAGCGACATGTTGAATACCGTCTAAGGAAGACTCATAGATATAGGCTTTGAACAAACCGAATTCTGTGGGCAACTTTGCTTCTGAAACACAGGTAATGAGTTTCTCTCTTTTTCGCCGATAACGGATAATTTCTTCAATTGTTACAATTGTCAGGTTGTGAGCATTTGCTAAAGCTTTTAACTCCTCAAACTTAGCCACAGTTCCATCGTCGTTAACAACTTCAGCAAGAGCGCAAGAAGGGTATAGCCCCGCCATCTGGGCTAAATCGACGCCTGCTTCTGTATGGCCCGCTCGTTTTAATACCCCTCCTTCGCGGCTTTGCAAAGGAAAAATATGGCCTGGACGCCTCAATTGTTCCGGTTTTGTTGAGGGGTCGATTAACATTTTAATTGAATGGCTTCTATCTCTTGCGGAAATCCCTGTTGTAATTCCTTCTTGAGCATCAACGGAAATTGTGAATGCCGTAAGTCTTGGATCGGTGTTTTCTGCAACCATTTGGGGCAGCTGAAGTTCCTTGAGTCTTTCTTTACTTAGAGGAAGGCAAATAATTCCGCTTGTATGGCGAATCATAAACGCAATTGCCTCAGGCGTAACTTTTTCGGCTGCAATCATGAGATCACCCTCATTCTCTCTTCCCTCATCATCTGTAACAATAATGAGTTTTCCGTTACGTAGGTCTTCAAGAGCTTTTTCTACATTACAATTCATAATTTTCGTCCTGAGTAGGTCAATTTTTCTATGTATTTTGCCACCAAATCTATTTCTAGGTTAATTCGGTCACCCACGCCTTTAATACCTAAAGTGGTATTTTTTGCAGTATAAGGAATTAGTGCGACAGAAAAAAAATCATTATTTACATTCCAGGCTGTAAGGCTCACCCCATCGACAGCAACTGACCCTTTTTCAACTATGTAACGCATCGTAGCAGCTGGAGCTTGAAAAGTCATTTCATAGGAATCATCAGCGAGTTTTTTTTTGCAAAAGATTGTCCCTACTTGATCAACATGTCCTTGAACTAGATGGCCATCTACACGTCCTCCCATGAGCATAGGACGTTCCAAGTTGACATAATCTCCAACTTTGAGATCTCCTAGGCAAGTTTTTCGTAACGTTTCCTCAACAACATCTACGGAAAAAGAGCTTGAGCATAGATCGACACAGGTAAGACAGCAACCATTAATAGAAACAGAATCTCTTATTTTTAAATCTTCTAGAAGAGATTTTCCTTCAATGACTACTTTTAAACCGTTTCCGATGCGTTTAGTTGATCGAATTATTCCTAACTCTTCAATAATTCCTGTAAACATGCTTCCTCGTTTGTATAAGGGTCACCTATTCAATTTTAAATAAATGTTTATCAGAAATTTTCACAAAGATTTACTTTCGACTTAAGGGGATATTGAAAGGCATTTTTTGTAAAATTCTAGAAAAAACATCTCATTAAACGATGCGAAAACTCACTTTTTTCAGGAGTCTAAAAAAAATTATGCCAAAGTCAAGCAATTAATTAAAGAATTATAGAGCGTTAATGCTTAAAAGTATAAAAACAAAATGTCAATCCACCTTACTAATGCAAATAGTAGCTCGGTCGATAATAAAGAATCTAGGGCAAAGAACTCTTCTTGGCAAATTAATCCTTCTCTGTTACCATAAAGTAATAAGTGTTGATTTGAGGCTTTTGTCGTTGTCCAAACCCATCAGTTTTTTTCAAGTTTTAGTCTCCTTTTTCTTCGTGCAGCAATCATTTCTATGCGTAAGAATCAAGCGGCCTACTGACTTTGCTTTAGAGCGAGCGGGGTTGTGAATGATTAAGAAATTCCCTCAATCAATGCTTGTAAACATCCAACATGGAGATTTGGAAACATGAAAAAAATTTTCGTAGGCAACTTGCCATGGAAAGCAACTGAAGATGAACTCAAAAAGCTATTCGAAGCTTTTGGTATGGTCCTTTCAGTTAAAATTGTACTTGATCAATATACTGGTAAATCTAAAGGATTTGGCTTTGTAGAGATGGAAGAGAGCGACGCTGCAGAAGCTGCAATAAGAGAACTTAATGAAAAGCCATTTTTAGACAGAACTTTAAGAGTTAGCTTAGCATTAGACCGTCCAGCAAGAAGAGATGGCGGCAATGGTGGTGGCGGTGCTCATAGTCGTGGTCATTCTAGCTTCAATGGCGAAAGATCTTACCGCTCACGCGATCGTTAGTCAATTCATTCTTTGAAAGCGAGCTTCCTCGCTTTCAAAGAATTTAGTTCCCCAATAGCCCCTTAACCAAACTCTTAGCTTCCTTCTCAAGGCTCTTTAAAGGCTTTTCAAAAATATTATTTTTCTTTTCTTTGCTATCATGCTCTTTCTCTTGCTCAGCATCAGCTTCAACATCCCAGGGTAGTGGCCGAGTAGTTGGATCGGGAATGTTGCTATCAGTTAACGAACTGGTAAAGGCATCTAAGACAGTCCCTAAAACGACTCCTTGCGGACTTCCGCTCTTTTGCGCAATTAGAGCAGAAATACGTGTTACAGCTTTTGTAGTGTCTAAATGGGGATTCGAAAGATCCCCATGAAAAGGAATTTGAAGCATGTATTTTTTTGGTAACTTTTCTATCCCAAATGCTTTTTGGAGGGCAGCACTAGAGAGAGCCACATTCATTTGCAATTTATTGTGGTTGAAATCAATGGTTCCCCAAGAAGCAATAGGGTATGTTTGAGCAATGAGCATATCCATGCGAGCAAGATTTAACACGCTGTGATTCAAACTAAAGTAAAGGGGAGTAAATTGCACATCGCAATCTTGGGTGAAACCTAATAAACTGACAGCTTTACTCAACTCACTTTTTTGACTCACAGTAATACGAGGAAAATTCATCTGCCCCTGGCCTACAGAAAGATGATCGAGAGTAAATTGCTGCAAAGGAAGTTTAAACTTCTCAGGCTGTATCAAAACTTCTATAGGGTCTTTAACTGAAGTAATGGGGAGAAGAAAGGGGAGCAAGTCTTTTAAAACACTATTTTCAAGTTCACGTGTAATTTTAACAGTTGCTTGCAAAGGATCTTTTAGCAATAAGGAATTTTCTCGAATGATTCCGTTAAGATTTAATGACCCATTATTACCTTGTAAAACAAGAGAAAGAGTTCCATTTTCTTCTTTCATCTGCACGTGGCTGTTGCCGTTGACATGAGAACCAAAAATGGATTCAATTTTCGTACATAAGTTGCTATCAACTAGGGGGCAGAGAGCTCTAATAGGGAATTTTTGTAGATTAGCCTCAAAGCCTACTTCCTTAGGGGTAAGGCTCCAATCATGAACAAAAGCTCCTTTAAAAAAATTGTTATCTGCTTTCATATTGAAAGTAATTTCATTATTAAAACGATCTCCAGAGAGAGTTCCCTCAATGTTTTTTATGGGCGAACTTTGTGTCCCTTGCAATTTCCAATTTGATGTCAAAAGGCCTTCTTGGCTTAATAGAATTGTAGAATCTCCCTTAAAAAAATGACCCATATTTAAAAGATCAATATCAAATAAATGAAATTTTGCTTCTCCTTCAAGACGTTGAAGGTTAAAGCTTTGATTTTCAATTCCCTCTTTTAAATAACCCTCACCATTCATAAGTGTTTTCCCTTCTTTCGAATAGGCGAGCCACTTAAAAGTCAATTTGTCAGAAATTATTTTAAGGGGTACATGTATCTCATGAATATTTAATAGTCCTTTAGGAAGTTCGCGGAGAACTAGACGGCCCTCTAAAAGAGTATTGTGATTTTTACAAAACTGGTTAATTTCAAAATTTAAAGTTGGGAAGCGTGCATTCTCTGATGAAAAATTAAGTCTAATTTTTCCGCTTTCCTTAACCCCTTCAAGATTAAGAGGAGTATTTTGAGTGATAATCTTGCCGCTAAAACGAAAGTTCTCTTCTAATAGCTTCGTACTTAAGAGAATCTTTTTGTCGAAATTAAGAATGAGATTTGATGAAAAAGTTTCTTGACTGCGTGCGCCTTCTTTTTTCAGAATGACTGTAAATTCTTTACTAGGGGAGGGGAATTCTATAAGCGCTTCTATATCATGTAGAGAAAAATTATTTTCGAAAGTAATTGGTTCCGCATGGATTTCAACGGTACCTTCAAGATTGTCCAACTTATATTTGCTTAAAGGAATTTTTAAGTCATTAAGAGCTATCTCTCCAATAAACGGTGAGGTGGGGGTTAGGTAAGTTTCAAGCTTTCTTACATTAGCGATGGGAAGATTTAAATGGATTTTACTGCCTGAAAATACAGTAAAATCATGAGAATTTAGCAACCCTTTAATGTCTGCTTTGGCCGTTGTAGATTCAGCATTAAAAAACAAAGTGTTTTTCTCAGTGAGAATTTTAATTTGATTGAATTTTTCTCCAAGGAAATCAAGAAGTATCCCTTTAAATTTAGGATAGCGAATAGCAAGAAGTTGATCGAGAAAAAGCGTTGGAAAATTTGAAGCATCTATTTGGATTTTTCTTTTTTCTCCATATTCAGCATCGATGGTAAAAGCCCCCTGAAGGCCCTTTTGCAAAGTATCTCCTTTTCCTTGTAAAGAAATGCCTTGGCGAGAATTTTTTAGGTCGATATTGATATTTTTTAAAAAAATAGGTTCGTTAAACTTGATCGGAGTTTTATTGGCTCCCTTTGTCAGAGCATATTCTAAGTTAGTGTATCCTTCACTATCAGTGGCAAGCGTCGCATTCAAATTTTGCAGAACAAGCGTTTTTAAAGAATTATTGAAAAGAAAAGTAAAGAGGGGGAAGTCGCCATGCACTTTGTCAGCTGAAAAGATTGCTATATTCTCAGGATCATTAATTTTAATTCCACGAATTTCCTGCTTACCGAGCCAATTAAGTCGCAGATGCTCTACTTCAATTTTACCGGGAATTCTTTGATTAATACTATTAAGAACGAATGATTTACCAAAATCGCTAGAGAGAAATGCCGGTGTAATAAGAATTGCCAACATGATAAAAAGAAATAGTAGAGCCACAAAAAATCCAAAAAATTTCAAAAATTTTTTCATCTTAGATCTCTCCTATTAAATGCAGAATATTTGAAGGCGCGGTTTCATAGTATAAATTTTCAAGTTTTGAGGGGGGAGGTAATTCTTGCTTTTTTTTCAGTTTATGCAGGGTGAAATAAGAATCTAGCCTAATATGATTCTTTATAACTTTTTCGGTGTTATTTCTCTTTTTTCTATTTTTCCCTAACTGATTTTTCATAAGTGGTTCGCTTTTGTTTCACTATTGTGTTATTAGCTCAATTAACGTTCAACTTTGGATTAATTGAGGAAAGCATAATTGGCATTTTCTTTTGCTTTTCATTCTTTGAAAATTACATAGCAACGAGAAAAATTCGAATAAAAACCTTTTTAAGTAGGTTGCATATGTTAAAGAAGAAATGATAGGCATAGAATTATCCTTTTTTTCATTATGCCTTGTTATTGCTAATCTCTGCATGGGTTTTTTTATTTTTTTTCTGAAGCACCTAGTATTTACCTTTAGCACCATGGCAACGAAATTTTTTTAACTTAAACATTCGCCACCTAGGATATTGCTGAGGGTTTTCTCCTCAATTTATAAGCGTTTGATAACCAATAAGTTTATTTATAATTTCTTATCAAAAGTTACCTGAAAGTCTTCCCTGCAATCTTTAAATAGCTTGCAAAAGCAATTATTAATGATTCTTAGAATTGCTGAAAGCGCTCATGCGTCCTTTTCTATGAGAAAAACTATTTTAAAGGGGGAAGAGTTTCCCATTAAAGATTCTAAAGTGGCTGGGATATTCTCGATCCATTGGATAATATTTTCTTATAAAAGCTTTCCGGATGTGTTTTCTTTAAACATAAGCATTACACCAATAATTTTGCAGGGATTTTAATCAAATAAATCCGGAACTAAACTTAGTACACTAAAGCTTTCTCTAAAAGATGAGCGATAAGCAGTCTGGTTCCCGCAAAAACCAATTCTTAGCTTAAGCGATAAAATTGATAAGGGGAAGAGACCCATCTAAATGGTAGGGGTTGTTATAAGAGCCTTAGATGTGATGCTTTTTTAATGCACTAATAACGTCTGATAATATATATTATGTTGCAAAACAAAGAAAAGAGGCATATCTCTACGCTATGCCCTCAAAAATTAGCGTTTAGGGAACTCTGGCTTGGATTTTTGTTGAACTTCTCCATGCATTCCTTGCTGCGGAAAGTGACTTCTTTGCCTTCATTTTTGGTTTTAAAACGGGCATGCCTAGCATCAAATTGCATTCCACAGGCCGGATTTTATCTTCTGTAGACATAAACCCTCCTTTAATTAGTGCAAGCCCTAGTAATTAAAAAGTTATATTGTCAGGAAAATAAAGGCAAATATGGTATTGTTTAATTAAATAAACACTGATTAAAAAATATATATTTATGACCCCACTTACTTTATCCAATTTGCCCTATTTCGTCTTTTTAGACCCTTTTTCAAAGAAATTATCCTCAAAAGAACGGATGAAAGTTATAGCTGTGGCAACTTTAATTTTTTGCCTTACTTTTGGGATGGCTCATCTTGCTACCAATATATGCTGCAAGAGATTCATTAAGAAAAAATTTGGATCCTTCAAAAAGACAGCGGTTGCAAAACAAACTTTAGGAAAAATTGCCTCGGCCCCATTACACAATGGGGAAAAGCAGGTTTTTCTCACGACAAAACCTACAAGAGATTTAAAGGGCAAGGAAAAGTGGGCAGAGGGTGATGAAGTTGAGGACACAGCTGGAAAACTAGAAATAGTTGTAAGTAGTGATCTCGATGAAGTATTTTCGCAATGTATGGGTAGGCTATCTAAAGATCCTGATTCAATTCTCAAGCACTCTACCTCGAGGCCAAATCCATTTGCAGATTATTTTAGGGGGCTCACACTTTTAAACGAAAAATGGAAAAAGAATTTAGATTTAAATGCAGACACCTTACCCTAGAGAATATGACAAACGAGGACCCAGTGAATCAGAAAGCTCCTATTTTCATCTTAGATATAAAACCTAGTTTAACAATCGACCATGTCATTCCCTTTTTAAAAACTCTCACATTAAATACTGAAAAAGCATTTACCTATCTTTATACCGCACTACCCTATCATCATCTCAAAAT is a genomic window of Chlamydiales bacterium STE3 containing:
- a CDS encoding putative bifunctional riboflavin biosynthesis protein RIBA 2, chloroplastic (Product derived from UniProtKB/Swiss-Prot:Q0E079;Gene name derived from UniProtKB/Swiss-Prot:Q0E079;EC number derived from UniProtKB/Swiss-Prot:Q0E079), yielding MNCNVEKALEDLRNGKLIIVTDDEGRENEGDLMIAAEKVTPEAIAFMIRHTSGIICLPLSKERLKELQLPQMVAENTDPRLTAFTISVDAQEGITTGISARDRSHSIKMLIDPSTKPEQLRRPGHIFPLQSREGGVLKRAGHTEAGVDLAQMAGLYPSCALAEVVNDDGTVAKFEELKALANAHNLTIVTIEEIIRYRRKREKLITCVSEAKLPTEFGLFKAYIYESSLDGIQHVALVKGDVRDQQNVLVRVHSECLTGDIFGSKRCDCGTQLSLAMKKIEEEGTGVLIYLRGHEGRGIGLGHKLRAYHLQDLGLDTVEANLELGFPADSREYGIGAQMLVDLGITTIRLMTNNPAKYSGLSGYNLKITERVPLLSNATQENRNYLLAKKEKLGHFIDMCAIDGATK
- a CDS encoding putative nucleic acid-binding protein (Product derived from UniProtKB/Trembl:Q6MCT2;Gene name derived from UniProtKB/Trembl:Q6MCT2), with the translated sequence MKKIFVGNLPWKATEDELKKLFEAFGMVLSVKIVLDQYTGKSKGFGFVEMEESDAAEAAIRELNEKPFLDRTLRVSLALDRPARRDGGNGGGGAHSRGHSSFNGERSYRSRDR
- a CDS encoding Riboflavin synthase (Product derived from UniProtKB/Swiss-Prot:O67604;Gene name derived from UniProtKB/Swiss-Prot:O67604;EC number derived from UniProtKB/Swiss-Prot:O67604); this encodes MFTGIIEELGIIRSTKRIGNGLKVVIEGKSLLEDLKIRDSVSINGCCLTCVDLCSSSFSVDVVEETLRKTCLGDLKVGDYVNLERPMLMGGRVDGHLVQGHVDQVGTIFCKKKLADDSYEMTFQAPAATMRYIVEKGSVAVDGVSLTAWNVNNDFFSVALIPYTAKNTTLGIKGVGDRINLEIDLVAKYIEKLTYSGRKL
- a CDS encoding putative protein YbjT (Product derived from UniProtKB/Swiss-Prot:P75822;Gene name derived from UniProtKB/Swiss-Prot:P75822; Uncharacterized protein YbjT), whose product is MNILLTGANGYIGSRLLQIFLAQGHHVYALIRNPNNFTLQHPLLTVIKLDLLTENKSNIPENIDIAYYLIHAMSYGKDFPSLEEKIICHFLQFLKKTSVKQIVYLGAMDNGSTLSAHFASRRKTEDAIKKSGIPYTVLKAGIVIGAGSASFEIIRDLVEKLPVMVAPKWINNPCQPIAVEDVLFYLEKVMLHPEVMNESLAIGGPDQLSYKEMLLEYANARRLKRWIAVVPVLTPRLSSYWLYFVTSVNFRLARALVDSLKSKSIFTDKRIQKIFPHQCLGYQESVAKALDVIEQHPLIPSWKDTLISEQLEAKLSRDAKIPTIGCLLDRQEVLSSLTKETIIDRVWNIGGKTGWYYMNWAWHLRGFVDKLFGGVGLQRGRGNGTALSPGYSLDFWRVILADKEKGHLLLYAEMKIPGEAWLEYRVEQKGSGSIIRQTASFRPKGIMGRLYWYILLPIHLLIFRGMARKIAKN
- a CDS encoding 6,7-dimethyl-8-ribityllumazine synthase (Product derived from UniProtKB/Swiss-Prot:A5MZ82;Gene name derived from UniProtKB/Swiss-Prot:A5MZ82;EC number derived from UniProtKB/Swiss-Prot:A5MZ82), with protein sequence MKEFRGKFNAKGLKFAIICARFNELITKNLLEGAQQAFDQFEVENNQITVVWVPGAFEIPLIAKQLAENQHYDALLCLGAVIRGATPHFDYVCGQVASGIAKCSYENNIPIIFSVLTTDTIEQALERSGIKAGNKGFEGAQSAIEMANLMSQLKKAKS